In Megalopta genalis isolate 19385.01 chromosome 7, iyMegGena1_principal, whole genome shotgun sequence, a single window of DNA contains:
- the DCTN6-p27 gene encoding dynactin subunit 6 — translation MSSSVSRRTILKISTGALVCDESILKGDITIGPKTVVHPRASIIAEAGPIIIGEGNIIEEMATITNKLPPGEPEPATIPVQIIGSFNVFETDCICEAYKIGDNNILESKAYVGRQVELTNGCVVGAACALTEPETIPENTVIYGSDYHRREMYDKPYPQVGQLEFLLKVLPNYHHLRKPNVKPAKGEGDT, via the exons ATGAGTTCGTCTGTCAGTCGTCGTACAAT CTTGAAAATATCAACGGGTGCATTAGTATGCGACGAAAGTATTTTAAAAGGAGACATCACTATTGGTCCAAAGACGGTGGTACATCCTAGAGCAAGTATTATTGCGGAAGCTGGACCAATTATAATAGGAGAGGGGAATATTATTGAAGAAATGGCAACGATAACGAacaa ATTACCACCGGGCGAACCCGAACCGGCAACAATTCCAGTCCAAATAATAGGTAGCTTCAATGTATTTGAAACCGATTGTATTTGCGAAGCTTATAAAATTGGAGATAACAACATATTGGAGAGCAAAG CTTACGTTGGTCGTCAAGTTGAGTTGACCAATGGTTGCGTTGTCGGAGCAGCCTGTGCGTTAACCGAACCTGAAACGATCCCAGAAAACACTGTAATATATGGAAGCGATTATCACCGTAGGGAAATGTATGATAAACCGTAT CCACAAGTAGGTcaacttgaatttttattaaaagttCTGCCTAATTACCATCATCTTAGAAAGCCAAATGTGAAACCCGCAAAAGGTGAAGGAGATACATAA